The Naumovozyma dairenensis CBS 421 chromosome 1, complete genome genomic interval AGTTAGACAATTATTCTTTAAGAAGATTAGAGGTCAATTCTTAAACCCTCAATTCCAAACTGATGTTGTTAAACCTTTGAAAATcgatgatattattgatcAAGAAGTTAAACATTTATCTGGTGGTGAATTACAAAGAGTTGCTATTGTGTTATCTCTAGGTATTGCTGCtgatatttatttgattgatGAACCTTCTGCTTATTTGGATTCTGAACAACGTATTATTTGTTCCAAAGttattagaagatttaTCTTACATAACAAGAAGACTGCTTTCGTCGTCGAGCACGATTTCATTATGGCTACATATTTGGCTGATAAAGTTATTGTCTTTGAAGGTACTCCATCAAAGAATGCTACTGCTCGTAAACctgaatcattattaactGGTTGTAACAGattcttgaagaatttgaatgTTACTTTCAGAAGAGATCCAAATTCTTTCAGACcaagaattaataaattagattCTCAAATGgataaagaacaaaaattatctggtaattatttcttcttagaCAACACTGGTGTTTAATTAAActaaattaattgaataaaCAATTACGCTTATTCCTTCATCTACCATTCCGTCGTAcattaaagatttaattCTATTTGCATGAACTATATTTTTCGaacatttatatatataccttatttattgtatttatttatttattttaacCTATTTATTGTCATATTAATGAAGGCTTCTCGTATATTAGTTTCCCACATATATGTACCATAAACATTGCCACAGAGACATCTGTAAGCCTGTAGGCTCACTTGAGTCATTATGTAGATGTTTGTGTTTGTATAGTCTTCTACGTACGTGAAACGGTTCCTGCGATTGAACTACATACGTATACCGTGAAGGCAAATGTGACGTAAGGTTCGGGCAAGACTTTCAGGTATTCTTAAAAGTTTGAGTTATGAATGGAAAAATATGCAACAGCAactatttattatatattagatGCATATGGggtatttgaaatttatcTACAGAAGAATATGTATACGAAAGAGAGAGAATTTTAGTGCTGGCTATAGCAATATGTGAGCAAAAAACCTTACATACTTCGAGCAATAAATGCAGCAAAACTAAGCATAAATACAAATTTTAACCGAGTACttctaataaatcttgGGAATATCTGAAAAAATCTTTCAGTAAATCCACTGTGCGTTCACGGTCTCCAAGATTTGCCCAAAGTTTTTCCATGGCTACaaattctaattcaatttcataCTTAgcttcttcctcttctttatcacaatttcttatttctgataaatcaattgacACATTATTGTTAATTTCGTTACCAATTCGTTTAAAAGTATATCGATGTTTGAGACGTGTTGGATCCACTTTACGTTCTTTCGTTACATCAAACCAATCAGGTAGatcaattttcttttccaatGCGATGGTGAATTTCATATCGTATTCATTTCCGACAAGTTGAATAATTTCCATAAATTTCTTATCTTTTTTAATCGCACCTATAATCTTGTTACTATCCTTTTCCATAGAGACCCTACCTTGATGGAAAAACTCATCTCTTATCTCGATTTCTATCATTTCCAAATTCTTCTgcttcaataaataatctttaAACATGGTAAATTTCTCCTTGGAGATAGATGGGATCATCCTTTTATATCCATAGCAAACTGGTTTTGCAATACCGAATTTACATTCTAATTCAATTTGATCTCTATGTTCTATTGGAATGTTAATAAGTTTACGGTAAACTTTCGATAGGAAATGCGAATCGTCACATATTTCTACACCCTCTTTTGTCTTCTTTCTCTCCCCGTCGAttgttttcaatgataataGAAGGTTGGATAAATCGAATGAGAAGGAGGAGTCtcttttttttagtttctGGATCAATTTCTGAATCAGTTTCTTGCGTAGTGTTAGTCATAATTGATTGTAAAAGAGAAATACACACACTGTTTGTCCTGTTGAACTCGTTACGTAAAAAAAGGAGAACAGGATCCCAGATTACAATCTTGGTTATGTAGTCGATATTGCCACTGATTCTATCAATCTATATACTTGTTGATtatctttctcttcttctacCCATTGTCCAGAAATATATTAGAATGTTTCTTCCAGAGACAGCTTCCATCACGTGCTTTCGTTTTAACCGCCGAGCTCTTTTCGAACATTAATAGAAAGCAAAATAATGGGGACATTATTCTCTATATTCTGGAAAAAAAGAGATTGCTGGGAGGTTCTGGATAGGGATGGTTTCTACAAAGTCTAGTTAAAGTGAAGAAATCCATCCATCCATTCGTattacatatatatcatCTAAGAATAAAGCTTTCTGTTCCATCTC includes:
- the NDAI0A03450 gene encoding uncharacterized protein; its protein translation is MIPSISKEKFTMFKDYLLKQKNLEMIEIEIRDEFFHQGRVSMEKDSNKIIGAIKKDKKFMEIIQLVGNEYDMKFTIALEKKIDLPDWFDVTKERKVDPTRLKHRYTFKRIGNEINNNVSIDLSEIRNCDKEEEEAKYEIELEFVAMEKLWANLGDRERTVDLLKDFFRYSQDLLEVLG